Proteins from a genomic interval of Papaver somniferum cultivar HN1 chromosome 4, ASM357369v1, whole genome shotgun sequence:
- the LOC113275890 gene encoding uncharacterized protein LOC113275890, whose translation MEVTVGHCEQIESIDLNNSDGEETPLHVFEMETLDSDRRRSFCIDQQFDSMDALEILREAVRILRYDNSAFMLILFLLICPLSAISLSNLLLDQSLAKSLSTKLMLVGQSSGLPMKPLIKKLCISLSEMTVSFTFMLPFYITFSLLSKASTVYAVDCTYLRTHFHNSKFFAVIGKIWKRLLWTYLSVCMLIISCIALFLVFVIGICNVFSYLGFPPHMITYPFVVVGLVFVVIFANSIIVCKLSIVISILEDISGRRAILKSSSLIQGQIQVGLLISFGSMIGMAFVEGLYDHRVNTVSYGDGSSRLWEGPLLVFMYSFIVLIDHIMSAVFYFICKSSSSMETSEKEDQALVATMIPSA comes from the coding sequence ATGGAGGTGACAGTTGGGCATTGTGAACAAATAGAGTCAATTGATTTGAACAATAGTGATGGCGAAGAAACACCATTACATGTGTTTGAAATGGAAACTTTGGATTCCGATAGACGCAGAAGTTTTTGTATTGATCAACAATTTGATTCAATGGATGCATTAGAGATCTTAAGGGAAGCTGTAAGAATACTTAGATACGATAATTCGGCTTTCATGTTGATATTATTTCTACTCATTTGTCCTTTATCTGCAATATCTTTGTCTAATTTATTGCTAGATCAATCTTTGGCGAAGAGTCTAAGTACTAAGCTTATGTTAGTAGGGCAGTCAAGCGGACTGCCTATGAAGCCTCTTATTAAAAAGTTGTGCATAAGCTTATCCGAAATGACTGTTTCTTTCACATTTATGTTGCCGTTTTATATCACATTTTCACTACTATCAAAAGCATCAACTGTTTATGCTGTTGATTGCACTTATCTGAGAACACACTTTCACAACTCCAAGTTCTTTGCTGTCATCGGTAAGATCTGGAAACGTCTTTTATGGACGTATTTATCGGTATGTATGCTTATAATTAGCTGCATTGCcttgtttcttgtttttgttatcgGGATCTGCAATGTGTTCTCATACCTAGGCTTTCCACCTCATATGATTACTTATCCATTTGTAGTGGTGGGATTGGTGTTTGTTGTTATATTCGCCAACTCTATTATTGTATGCAAACTTTCAATTGTGATCTCTATCTTGGAAGATATATCGGGTAGACGGGCTATTCTTAAATCGAGTTCCCTGATTCAAGGACAGATTCAAGTTGGTCTTCTGATATCTTTCGGGTCCATGATTGGAATGGCGTTTGTGGAAGGGTTGTATGATCATAGAGTTAATACAGTGAGCTATGGAGATGGGTCTTCTAGGTTATGGGAAGGGCCGCTGTTAGTGTTTATGTATTCATTTATTGTTCTGATCGACCACATCATGAGTGCAGTTTTCTACTTCATATGCAAGTCTTCATCTAGTATGGAAACCTCAGAAAAGGAAGATCAAGCACTCGTAGCAACAATGATTCCTTCAGCTTGA